In Halolamina litorea, the genomic window CCCAGCCGGATCGACTCGGTCTCGGCGGCGAGGTGGCCGAGCAGCACCTCCGGGGTTGTGCCGGCCAGCCGGGAGGCCATCCCGTGGTGTTCGGCGACCCAGAATCGTTCGAAGCCCAGTTCCTCGGCCTGTTGGGCGGCCTCAACGGTGTTCTGGAAGGCCTCGGTCGCGGTGCCGTCCTCGGGGACCGGGGAGAGGTCGACGACGGAGAGATCCATACCCGAAGGCGGGGATTGCGGGAGAAAACGGTTCGGCTACCGGCCCCGGCGGCCGTCACCGGCCGATACTGACGCGGCGAAACCGCGGCACCTCAGTTGCCCGCGATCTGCCGGCTCCAGTCCTCGATCCAGCCCTGTACGTCGCCTTTGAGTTCGTCGTAGGTGAAGCTGACCGCTTCCGGGGGGACCTGCGCGTACTGCTCGTACTCGGCGTTCTCCTCGCCGAACTCGGCGTTCGTCACCGCGGGGAAGGCGACGTTGCGGACCGCGATCTGGCCCTGTACCTCCGGCCGCAGCATGAACTCCATGAACGAGCGGGCGAGGTCGGGGCTGTCGGTGCCGGCGAACTGGGCCATCCCCTCGGGGTTGGCGTACCCCTGATCGTTCAGGAACCGGATCCGGTGGCGATCCATGTCCTGTCCGGCGCGGTTGGCGTACACCTGATCGGTCGAGTAGGAGACGACCATCGGCGCCTCGTCGGTGCCGTAGGCGCTGTAAGCCGAGTCCCAACTGTCGAGGACACGGACGCCGTTGTCCTGCAACTGGCTCCAGTAGTCGAGGTAGCCGTCCGTCCCTTTGGCCTTGATCGAGTGCAGCAGGAACGCCCGACCAGTCGCCGACGAGGCGGGGTTCTGGGCGAGGAGGTCCCCCTCGAACTCGGCGTCGAGCAGACCGTCGAACGTCTCCGGTGCGGTGAACTCCCCGCCGTCGGCGGTGGCGTTCCAGACCAGACTGATGTAGCCGGTGTCGAAGGGAACTGCCCGGCCCTGGGGGTCGAAACCGAGGCCGTCCTTGACGTTCGCGGCCCCGTCGAGGCTCGGGGCCTCGGCGAACAGCGAATCGCCGTCGAGGTTCTCGTCGAGACGGATCAGCCCGTCGACGTTCAGCCCGACGAACACGTCGGCGTCGATATCGACCCCCGCGTTGGCCCGCTGGATGTACTGATTCAACTCGTTGGGCGGCGTCTGCCAGACCAGGTCCGCGTCGAACTCCGCCTCGAAGTTCTCCTTGATCCAGCCGCCCGGACTGGTGCTCACCGCGTCGATGAACGAACTGTACGTCGCGACGACCAGCGTGTCGCGGCCGCCGGGCGTGCCGGTGACCGTCCCCGTGCTGTCGGTGGCCGAGCGCTCGGGCCCGCTCGTCGGCGAACCCGTCTGTTCGGCCGAACAGCCGGCGAGCAGCGCCAGCCCGGCCGCCCCGGTCGTCCGAATGAACCGCCGCCGTCCGATCCGATCGTCCGTCATTACTCGGTGGTTTCACCGGGTGGTAGATAAACGACCCGATACCGGGACAACGGTTTTCCCGGTCCGCCACCCGGAGGAGGTATGGAACGGGACTCGGAGGCGACGCGGATCCTCGTGGTCACGCTGGTGGCGCTGACGGTCCTTTCGGCGATCATCCTCGCGGAAGTGATCTACACGGTCGTGTTCGCCATCACGGTGGCGTACGCCCTGTTCCCCTTCCGACAGGGGCTGCTCGACCGTGGCTACTCCCGCCGGGTGGCGACCGGCGTGGTCACCGGCGTCGCCGCGTTCGGGATACTCGCGGCGGTGGTTCCGACGGTGTACGTCCTCTACCGCCGCCGTTCGACGCTGCTCGACGTGGCCCGGTCCCTCCCCGACACCATCCCGATCGAGGTCGGGGAGTTCTCGTACGTCCTCGAAACCACCCCCCTGATCGGCGCCGCGGCGGCGACCCTCCGGGACGCCGCGCTCTCGATCGCGAGCGCGGCCACGGTGCTCTCGCTCAAGGGGATGCTCTTCGCCATCGTCGTCTACGGCATCCTCGCGCGCCCGAGTTCGATCCGGGCCATCGCCGTCGGGATCGTCCCGAACAGCCTCCACGATGCCCTGGAGTCCTACCACGAGCGGACCCACGCGACGCTCGTGGGCATCTATCTCGTCCAAGCCGCGACGGCCGCTGCCACCGCCCTCGTCGCCTACGTCGTGTTCCTCCTGCTGGGCTACGAGGCCGCGCTGACGCTGGCCATCGTCGCCGGCGTGCTCCAGTTCATCCCCGTCGTCGGTCCGAGCATCGTCATCGTGGGGTTGGCTGCCGTCGATCTGGTGGGCGGCAACGCCCCGCGAGCGACGACGGTGCTGGTCGTTGGGCTCGTGCTGGTCGGCTTCCTCCCCGACGCGGTGCTACGGCCCCGGTTGGCGTCCGTGGCAGGGGAACTCCCCACGACGCTCTACTTCGTCGGCTTCGTCGGCGGCGTGCTCACGATCGGCCCGATCGGGTTCGTCCTCGGGCCGCTGGTGGTCGGCCTACTGGTCGAGACGGTCGAACTGCTGTCGACGGCCCCCGGCGTCGAACCGGTCGACCCCGACACGGCCGTCGATTCGGACCGCGACGCCGGCATCGAGTAAGTTACTCCCCCGCGACGCCGTCGGCGCTACTCTGAAACGATCTCCCCGCCGCGATCCTCCCACTCGGTCAGGCTCCCCTCGTACAGCCCGACGTCCTCGTAGCCCAGTTCCCGCAGCGCGAGGTACGTGTGGCTCACCCGCCGGGCGGTGTTGCAGTAGAGCACGGCTCGCTTCCCGGGGACGATCCCGCGCGCTTCGAGCAACGCCCGCAGTTCGGCCTCGGGTTTCAGCCCGCGTGACTCCTCGTCGACCAGTTCGCGCCAGTCCACCTGCACCGCACCGGGGAGGTGCCCCTCCTCGAACTCCCAGTCCTCGCGCGTGTCCACCAGCGTCACGTCGCCGGCCTCGACGGCCGGCAATAGCTCGTTGACCGTCTCGAAGTCGACCAACGGCGTCTCGGCGTCGGGGTCGCTCACGTAGTGGGCCGGCTTCGGGTCGACGTCATCGGACTGCGTCCGATTGGCAGACGAGCGTCGCTCGTCGATGGCGTCGGTGGTCGTCTCGCCCTCGCGCTGCCACGAACTGAAGTCGCCGTCGAGGACGTGGACTTTCGCGGGGTCGTGGCCCAACAGCAGCGCCGTCACGGCGAACCGCGCGGCGAACACACCCTGTGTGTCGTCGTAGGCGACGATCTCGTCGTCGGCGTCGATCCCGGCCGCCGAGAGCAGGTCCTCCCACTCCCCGCGGGGTGGGAGCTTCCCGGCCTCGCCCTCGTCCGAGCGAAAGCTCTCGAAGGGGACGTTCACCGCGCCCGGCAGGTGGCCGATGCTGTCGTACTCCCACCGGTCGCGGACGTCGACGACGCGAACGCCGTCGTGCTGTTCGAGCCACGACGCAGGGACGAACGGATCCATGCCCCGACCCAAGTCCCGCGCGGACTTAGCCCTCGGGGATGCTCACACGCGAACCCACGGAAACCGCCGGCGTCGCCGCCGAACGCGGGCGTCCGAGAGCGCGGCGAGCGCCGCCGGTGGCTGGTCGCTTAAGTAGGATCCGGACCTATTGTCGAGCGACTATGTCTTCCGAATACGCGACAGACGCGCTCGTCTCCCCCGAATGGGTGGAGGAGCGCCTCGACGAGTTCCAGAGCGACGACCCCGACTACCGGCTGGTCGAGGTCAGCGTCGACACCGAGGCCTACGACGAGGGCCACGCCCCCGGCGCCATCGGGTTCAGCTGGGAGACCCAGCTACAGGACCAGACCACCCGCGACATCCTCAGCAAGGGCGACTTCGAGTCGTTGCTGGGCGGGCACGGCATCGCAAACGACTCCACGGTCGTCTTCTACGGCGACAACTCGAACTGGTTCGCGGCGTACGCCTACTGGCAGTTCAACTACTACGGCCACGACGACGTGCGCCTGCTCGACGGCGGCCGTGACTACTGGGTCGAGAACGACTTCCCGCTCACCACCGAGGAACCGGACTTCCCCGAACAGGAGTACACGGCCCGCGGCCCCTTCGAGGACGTTCGAGCCTACCGGGAGGACGTCGAGAACGCGATCGAGCGTGGCGTCCCGCTCGTCGACGTTCGTTCACCCGAGGAGTTCTCCGGCGAGGTGCTCGCGCCGCCGGGACTCAACGAGACCGCCCAGCGCGGCGGCCACATCCCCGGCGCGCGGAACATCTCGTGGGCCGCGACGGTCAACGACGACGGGACGTTCAAGTCCGCCGACGAACTCCGCGAGCTCTACGGCGCCGAAGGGATCGACGGCGACGAGTCCATCGTCACCTACTGCCGGATCGGCGAGCGCTCCTCCATCGCGTGGTTCGCGCTCCACGAACTGCTCGGCTACGAGGCGACGGTGAACTACGACGGCTCGTGGACCGAGTGGGGGAACCTCGTCGGTGCCCCCGTCGAGACGGGCGACGCCGAGTAAGCCCGCTCGCTACTCCGCGTTTCCCTTCGCTCCTTTCTCTCCCTTCTCTCAGAACTCGAAGCCCCCGGTCTCCCCTGCAGTCTCGTCGTCACTCGGAGCGTCGTCGCTCTCGCCGTCGGTCCCGGCCCAGTTCCCGATCCCGCCGGTGGTCGCCGCCTCACTCGCCGGCGCGCTCCCGTCGTCTCCCGGCGCGCCGTCAACGGGTTCGGCGGCGACGAACGAGCCGAACGTGTCGTCGACGACGGTGGGTTCGCCGGTCTCGCCGCTCTCGACGGTCTGGGTCGAAAGCGGGCGGTCGGTTCGGAGCGTCCCGTCGGCGTCGTCGACGGTCGTCGTCACCGCGTCGGCGGTCGAAGCCGCCGTGTCCCCGACCGCGTTCCCGTCGTCCTCGACGCTCGCCGTGCCCGCGGCCCCCGAAACACCCAACCGCTGGGTGTCCGTGCTGTCGTCGACCGGTTCGGTCGACTCGGCCGTCGACCAGCGCCCCGCGTCGCCGAGCGACTCCCTCGGCTCCTCGGTCGATGCCTCGCTCGCGGTGACTCGGCCTGTGGCGAACGCGGGATCCACGTCACCTGCGTCGAGCGAGCGGTCGGGGTCCTCGACGTCGCAATCGGCTGTCCCGCCGGCACCGGGTGGAAGCCCGGCCGCTGCGGGTATCGTCGGCGACGGGTCGGTGTGCTCCGGGCCGGCCGCGTTCGGCGACGCCGCCGGAACGCTGGTCCCGCCGTCGAGCTCCGTGGTCCGCGACTGGCCGCCGCCCCGTGCCCGTTCGATCTCGCCCTCTGCCCGCGCCTGTTCGGCTTCTGCCCGGGCTTTCGCCGCCTCGGCCTCGGCGCGGGCGGTCTCTGCCTCTGCGCGGGCTTTCTCGGCTTCCGCTTCGGCGCGGGCCTTCCGTGCCTCCTCGCGAGCTTGCTCGACCGACTCACCCGAGCTTCGGGGGGCCGGCTCGACGGACGCCGCGGTCCCCCCCGCGACGCCGTCGCGCTTGACCGGCGGAGCGGGTTCGATCGCCGGCTGGGGCTCGGGTTTGGGCTGTTGGACGAACTCAACGACCCCGGCACCCTCCTCGCGGGTGACGGTCACGTCGTACTCCCGCGGATCGAGTTCGATGATGGTCCGGATTGACTCCAGCCCGTTGGCGTCGCCGGCGACCGCCCGGTAGCCCCGGTCGACCTCCGGCAGCGGCTCGACCCGGTCGATCCCGGCGATCCCGTGTTTGGTGACGGAGGTGATGACCTTCGGCGCGAACCCGCCGTGGCTGCCGGCGACCGCCGAAACCAGCCGGCCGACGGTGCCGCCGGCGTCGCCGCCGCCGAGGTTACTGATCGCGGCCATCGCCTCGCTGCCGGCGCTACTGGTCGCGTCACCCAACTGGTCCAGTAAGCCGCGCTGTCCCCGACTCATGGCTCACCACCGACCGACCGTGGACCGCAAACGGCGACTCGTGGCGTGGATCGCCGGCCAGACGGCTCGACCCGCGGGTTTCCGCCGCGGCCGGAGCCCCCACGCCACCCGCACATACACGCCTCGACACAGGCCACGTACGTATATCCTTCAGCCGACACCCCCTCGCCCTGACCGTGGGCTACAAGCCGCTGCTTTCCCACCCTGCGGTATGGACGCCGACACGTTCCTCGAGGACATCCGTGCCGCCCACCGGACCGAACTCTCGCGGCTGAGTTCCTCCAAAGCCGTCTACGCGCTCACCCGCGGGGAGATGGACGGCGACGCCGTCCGGCGCGGGATCGCACGCGAACTCCACGCCCTCGCGCCGGTTCTCGACGGCTGGGCCGACGACGCCGACGGCGACGTGGCCGACCTGTTCGCTGAGGCCACCGACTTCGCGGCAAATGCTGCCGAGAGCTTCGACAGCGGGGCAGCCGCCGGGGGAGACTCGGTCACACACGTCACCGCCGACGCCCTCGGGGCCGTCGAGCCCGCCGACCGGCCGGCGGCGATGGCGGCGGCGTTCCTCGTGCTCGAAGAGCTCGCCGGCCAACTGGTCGGCTTCTTCGTCGGCGACGCCGACCGAAAGAGCGCCGACGAGTTCCGCGCGTTCCGGGGCGAACTCGGTGAGTTCCGCGATGCGGCCGCCGACCTGCTCGCCGACCGGGCCGACGACGGCGACTGGGAGGACGCCCATGAGGTCGGCACCGGCGTCGTCGAGGGTGCCTACGACTGGTACGTCGGGACGTTGGAGTCGATGGGTGTCGAACCGAAAAACGTCTGCTGAGGCCGTATCGGCGGCGCTCGGGAGAGAGCTGTATCCCTCAATAGTTCCACTCGAAACGAAGGGGTTCGCTCAGTTCTCGCCGTCGTCCCGGACCGCGCGGACGGCCTCGAGCGCGGCGTCGACGCGCTCGCTCACGTCGCCGCCCGTCGCCTCCCGGAGGTCACCCAGCGCGTGGAGGTGTTGCATCAGGGTGTCGCCGTCGGGCGCCTCGTCGGCGGCCGCGAGCGAAGCGATCCGGTCGGACTGGTCGTAGAGGCGGCGCTGGACCTCGGCGTCCTCGGTCGCCGCGCTCGCCTGTCTAAGCTCCTCGCTGGCCGTCCTGAGCCGGTCGTCGGTCATGGCTGTAGCGTCGGCTTCCCGGCGGGAAAGCCGTTCGGCTCGGCGTGGCAAGGTGTTCCACGACCGGGTCGCTCAAGTCCGTTCGACCCGTGTTTTCCCCAATGAGCGACTCCCAGAGCGGCCCGCTCTCTCCGGACCGGCCCGACGCCGAGCGCCCGTTCCGCGTCGACGCTCCCTTCGAGCCCGCGGGCGACCAGCCCGAGGCCATCGAGCAGCTTTCCGAGGGGTTCCGCGAGGGGATGGACACCCAGACGCTGCTGGGGGTCACCGGCTCGGGGAAGACCAACACCGTCTCGTGGACCATCGAGGAGATCCAGCGGCCGACGCTGGTGATCGCCCACAACAAGACTCTCGCCGCACAACTGTACGAGGAGTTCCGCGAGCTGTTCCCGGACAACGCCGTCGAGTACTTCGTCTCCTACTACGACTACTACCAGCCCGAGGCCTACGTCGAGCAGACGGACACGTTCATCGACAAGGACGCCTCGATCAACGACGAGATCGACCGCCTGCGCCACTCCGCGACCCGCTCGCTGCTGACCCGCGAGGACGTGATCGTCGTCGCCTCGGTCTCGGCCATCTACGGGCTGGGCGACCCGCGTAACTACGTCGACATGTCGCTGCGCCTCGAACAGGGCGAAGAGATCGGCCGCGACGAACTGCTCGGACAACTGGTCGACCTCAACTACGAGCGCAACGACGTGGACTTCACGCAGGGCACCTTCCGCGTCCGCGGCGACACCGTCGAGATATTCCCGATGTACGGCCGCTACGCCGTCCGCGTGGAGTTCTGGGGCGACGAGATCGACCGCATCCGAAAGGTCGACACGTTGGAGGGCGATGTCGTCAGCGAGGAGCCCGCCGTCCTGCTCCACCCGGCGGAGCACTACTCGATCCCGGAGGACCGACTCCAGAACGCGATGGCCGAGATCGAGGAGCTGATGGACGACCGCGTCCGGCACTTCCAGCGACAGGGCGACCTCCTCGCCGCCCAGCGCATCGAAGAGCGCACCACCTTCGACCTGGAGATGCTGCAGGAGACGGGCTACTGTTCGGGGATCGAGAACTACT contains:
- a CDS encoding thiamine ABC transporter substrate-binding protein — translated: MGRRRFIRTTGAAGLALLAGCSAEQTGSPTSGPERSATDSTGTVTGTPGGRDTLVVATYSSFIDAVSTSPGGWIKENFEAEFDADLVWQTPPNELNQYIQRANAGVDIDADVFVGLNVDGLIRLDENLDGDSLFAEAPSLDGAANVKDGLGFDPQGRAVPFDTGYISLVWNATADGGEFTAPETFDGLLDAEFEGDLLAQNPASSATGRAFLLHSIKAKGTDGYLDYWSQLQDNGVRVLDSWDSAYSAYGTDEAPMVVSYSTDQVYANRAGQDMDRHRIRFLNDQGYANPEGMAQFAGTDSPDLARSFMEFMLRPEVQGQIAVRNVAFPAVTNAEFGEENAEYEQYAQVPPEAVSFTYDELKGDVQGWIEDWSRQIAGN
- a CDS encoding AI-2E family transporter; this encodes MERDSEATRILVVTLVALTVLSAIILAEVIYTVVFAITVAYALFPFRQGLLDRGYSRRVATGVVTGVAAFGILAAVVPTVYVLYRRRSTLLDVARSLPDTIPIEVGEFSYVLETTPLIGAAAATLRDAALSIASAATVLSLKGMLFAIVVYGILARPSSIRAIAVGIVPNSLHDALESYHERTHATLVGIYLVQAATAAATALVAYVVFLLLGYEAALTLAIVAGVLQFIPVVGPSIVIVGLAAVDLVGGNAPRATTVLVVGLVLVGFLPDAVLRPRLASVAGELPTTLYFVGFVGGVLTIGPIGFVLGPLVVGLLVETVELLSTAPGVEPVDPDTAVDSDRDAGIE
- a CDS encoding sulfurtransferase, which translates into the protein MDPFVPASWLEQHDGVRVVDVRDRWEYDSIGHLPGAVNVPFESFRSDEGEAGKLPPRGEWEDLLSAAGIDADDEIVAYDDTQGVFAARFAVTALLLGHDPAKVHVLDGDFSSWQREGETTTDAIDERRSSANRTQSDDVDPKPAHYVSDPDAETPLVDFETVNELLPAVEAGDVTLVDTREDWEFEEGHLPGAVQVDWRELVDEESRGLKPEAELRALLEARGIVPGKRAVLYCNTARRVSHTYLALRELGYEDVGLYEGSLTEWEDRGGEIVSE
- a CDS encoding sulfurtransferase, which translates into the protein MSSEYATDALVSPEWVEERLDEFQSDDPDYRLVEVSVDTEAYDEGHAPGAIGFSWETQLQDQTTRDILSKGDFESLLGGHGIANDSTVVFYGDNSNWFAAYAYWQFNYYGHDDVRLLDGGRDYWVENDFPLTTEEPDFPEQEYTARGPFEDVRAYREDVENAIERGVPLVDVRSPEEFSGEVLAPPGLNETAQRGGHIPGARNISWAATVNDDGTFKSADELRELYGAEGIDGDESIVTYCRIGERSSIAWFALHELLGYEATVNYDGSWTEWGNLVGAPVETGDAE
- a CDS encoding transcription antitermination protein gives rise to the protein MDADTFLEDIRAAHRTELSRLSSSKAVYALTRGEMDGDAVRRGIARELHALAPVLDGWADDADGDVADLFAEATDFAANAAESFDSGAAAGGDSVTHVTADALGAVEPADRPAAMAAAFLVLEELAGQLVGFFVGDADRKSADEFRAFRGELGEFRDAAADLLADRADDGDWEDAHEVGTGVVEGAYDWYVGTLESMGVEPKNVC
- a CDS encoding DUF7553 family protein; this translates as MTDDRLRTASEELRQASAATEDAEVQRRLYDQSDRIASLAAADEAPDGDTLMQHLHALGDLREATGGDVSERVDAALEAVRAVRDDGEN